The Streptococcus mitis region TACTGATTTTTTAACACCTTCTACTGTTGTTTCTCCAGGTGCAAATGATACAGTTCCATCTTGTGGTTGTCCTTGGATACCTGAAGATTCCGCTGGTGTCGCTGTTGGTGTTACACCTACGATATGTGGAGTGTAAGTAGTATTTACTTTAGTTCCGTTCTTATCTTCTGCTTGAACTTTAGCTGGTGTTACTTTACCAGTGTAAGTTTTGTCAGTTGGTGTGAAGGTTACTTCACCTGTAGCTGGATTTACTGTGTATTCCCCTACTTTATTTCCTTTTTCATCTAAAGCATCTACTGGTCCAGTTGCTTCTGTTCCATCTGGATTTAATAGTTTTACAGAGTTTTCTTTAATTGGTACTTCTGCATTTCCTGCCGTGAATGTAGGAGTTCCTTTTTGAGTCTCACCTTGTACACCTGCTGAATCTGCTGGCTTAGCTGCTGGTTCTACAGCAGTTACTGTTGGAGTATATTTTGTAGTAGCCGTAGCTGTTACATCTTGTCCATCTTTATTTTGACCTACTGGTGCTGTTAATGTTACATCAACACCTGAAGCCGTTCCTTTAAAAGTTGGAAGTGGTTGGAAGGTTACTTCACCTGTTGTTGGGTTGATTGTGTAAGTTCCTTCTCCATCAACCGTTACAGAGTCAACTTTAGCTCCTGTTTTTGGATCTACTAATTTAGCTGGATAAGTAGCACTTGGTGTTACTGCTGTAGCAGTATCTGCATTACCTTCTGTTTTGAATGTTGGAGTTTTCTTCTGTTCTTTACCTTGAATATCTGTTGATGTTTCTGGATCTGCAGTGATTTCTTTTGGAGTTACTGTTGGAATGTATACAGCATCCATAGTTTTTGTAGTTCCTGCTGAGTGAGTTCCATCATTGATATTTTCAAGTCCATTTTGGTTTGTTAATGCAGTCCATCCAGTTGATTGACCATTTGAGTCTACTGCACGTAGTACGATACCATCAGCTTTACCTACGAAGCTAGCTTCTGGAGTGAATGTGATTTTGTCGTCTGTTACTGTATATGTACCCTGACCTGCTTTAGTGTAAGTTTTTGTTAATGTTCCATCTGGATTAACGATCATTACACCTTCAGATTGAACTTTCTTAGTAGTTTCAGCACTAATTACATTACTTTGTTCAGTATAGTGAATTTTACCGTATGAGTTAAAGGTAGTTTTACCGTTGTTAGAACCTAAGTCTGATGCATCGTCACCCGATGGATGTGTTCTGAACTCGATACCAACTGATTGAGTTTCACCTTGTTTACCAGTAGTTTCTTCTTTATCTCCACGTGGTGGATGAGCTACTTGGATTTGGTTATCTTCAACTTCCCCAGAGTAGGCAATACCTGCAGCTTTTTCTACTTGAGCTTCATCTTTTGCGATACGCACACGGAAGTTTACAACATCCTTACTAGTATCAATTACTTGAGTGTTAGTAAATGTTAATTCAACGACTTGATTATTCCCATTTACTTGTACAACATCGGATTGTTCACCTTCATCAAATTTACCATTTCCGTTGAAGTCGATAAATCCACGCACGTAAGCTGGTGCAACTGTGTCTGTGTAGTTTTCATTACCATTTGCTGAAGCATACAATTTTACTTTATAAGTATTATCTGGCCCTTGGATGAATTTAACTTCTGGTTGTCCAGTATCTACGTTAGTGTGTACATGTTCTTCAGAAACTAATTGATCTACACCTTCATCTCCAGTGTCTTTCACATCATCTGAATCCACTCCACGAACACGAGTACCTGGTGCAGAGTCAATATCCGCTTTAACCTTACCTAAGTATGGTTGTTGAATTTGTTTCTTTTGTTTAGTTAAGTAGTCTACAGTTTGTGTTCTTAAGAAATGCTCAGCCATTCCATATGATTCTGGAAGATCACCGAAGTCAGAGAACTTGATACCAATCATAGAAGATTGTTGCCCAGAAGACATGATATATAGTCCTACTTCAGTTACATTGGCAGTTGATAATACTGGAGTTCCTGCTCCACCGTTATTACGGTATCCACCGAATACTTGAGAACCAAGACCTGCAGTAGTTGCATCAGGTGTAGCAAATTTCCCACCGTTTAAGGCATTCACAAATTTTTCATCTTGCCATTTAAGGATAGCAGTTCTACCACCATTCATATCTTTGAATTGATTTAATGGAACATAAGCATTTTTATTTGAACTATACCCAACAATCGCAGCTAAGTCCCATGGTGTCCCATTAGTTGTATAAATTTCAGACTCAAGAGGTCCAATATCTTCCCCAGAAGTCATAACAATACCTGGTTTAACAGCTTTACCATTATAAGTAGCTGTTACATCAAATTTAACCCCAGCTGCTTGACCGTTTTTAGGTTGACCTTGAGGGTTTGTTCCTGCGATTGTTGTTTTAGACGTACCAGTTGATAAACCAGCATTATTAACGTGTGTATATCTATTTTGAGGATTTGCACCTAACCCTGTTGCACCATTATCCGGGTTGAATTTGTTTTCTTTATCCGGTTGGTATGAACTTTCTAAATCAGTTCCCGCAACACGGTTTTTGAATATTTCAGTTGATTCAAACGGTTTTAATTCTTTAACCGTCATTGTAACGATATAACCAGGGATCAATTCTTTTGTATATGTAGAACCGATTTGAAGTTGGTTATTTGCGTTTAATCCTGTCCATGCAGCTGTGTCTGCAAAGTCTAACCATTGAATCTGATCGTTTAAGTCTTTAATTTCTTTTAGATTATCTTCTTTAGTTTTAACTTTGATATCTGATAATGAAGAATATCCATGTTGATCTAACCATGCTTTACCTGTTTCAGTAGATGCATCTTTAAGTGCTGTTGTTTGTGCATCTGCCAAGTTAACAGCAAACTTACCATCACGACCAATTCCTGCATTCTTCAACTCATTGTAAACTGCAAGGATAGACTCGTTAAGGCGTTCCAATTGAGCATTTACTTGCTCTTTTGTCACACTCTTATCAGCCAAAAGTGCCTTTGTTTCAGCAAGAACTGCTTGGTTTTTAGCGACTGCTGCTGTAACTGCTGCCTTGTTTTCTTCTTTGACATCAGCCTTAGCTAGTTCAGTCTCAGCCAATTTGTTGGTTACTTCAGCTTCTGATGATACTTGTGTAAGAGTCGTTGTTGCTGCTGAAAGAGCTTTTTCAACTGGAGTTGCAGTTTTTTCAGTTTCAGCTTTTGCAGCTTCTTTTTCAGCTGCTTGTTTCTTATCGAAACCAGCAGTATTTGACTCAGTTACAACTGTGCTCAATGCTGATACAGTTTCTGCTTGGGCATCTACATCGGCTTGGCTAGCATCTGCCTTAGCTAGAGTTGCTTTAGCTGTTGCCAATACTTCCTTAGCTGAGCTTACTACTGTAACATCTGCATATTTAGCAGTTGAAAGTTTAGACTCTAAAGTAGCAATACTTGCTTCAAGGATAGCCTTGTTTACTTTCTTAGCTTCTCCTACTTTCACTTCAGGTTTTGCTTCTACAGCTTTTTCTGTTTCTGGTTTTACAGTTTCAACTTTAGGCTCAGCCTTTTCCTTCTCCTTATTATCTTGACTAGGAGCAACTGCTGAAATAGTTGTTTCAGCTGATTGAACTTCCGTCGCTGATACCGCACCATTACCTAGGAACATCAATCCAGCCGCAATTGCTACTGATGCCGCTCCAAAGCTGTACTTACGAATACCGTAACGAATGTACTTCTCCGTTCGAAAATCTTGTTGTTGTTTGCCTTGCATGAGACTCACAACCTCCTTATAATTTTTAATTCTTTTTTGATATCTTGAACATAAAAAAATCTTCGGCATTTTTAAACATTTAACATGACAATGTTTTGTATGTCGAAAATTCGTACTTCAGATACATTCTAATGATATCACATCCATTCCTTACAAGCAAGCAACTCGACTTAAAACTTGCACTATAATAAATAAATTTTATCTTTCAAACTTATTTTCTTTTTTATTATAGTAAATATATTTTTATTTTTGGATATTTTTTGTTTATTCAGAAAGATCAAAGTAAATATTTACCAGCTTTTAACGAATGATAATACAATTATTTTTAGACAGCATTGGAAATTGCAAAAAACCAATGACTTTTACATCATTGGTTTTCTACTATATTCGTTTATCAGAAAGATTTTAATTAATCTTCTTTCTTCTTGCGAGCTACAAGACCAAATCCACTCAAGACCCCGAGAAGTCCAAGTGCTGCAAGGCTAGCATTGTCTTCTGTACCAGTATTTGGCAATTCTTTTTGACCTTCAACATATTTAGGTGTTGCTGGTTGTTTTGGTTGCTCAGGGCTTATTGGCTCTTGCGGAGAAACTGGTTGTACTGGTTGACTTGGCTCAACTGGTGTTGGAGTTGGCATCTCAATTTTTTGGAAGATATGTCTGATATTTCCATTTGAATCTGTCACAGTCTTGACATATTCATAACCTGGAATTGTTCCGGGCTCTTTAGAACCTGGTTCCGTTGATTTCAATGGATTACCTTTCTCATCTGTCCAAGTTGTTGTAGTTTGTTTACCTGGATTTGGTTGAGGAACAGGTGAAGGGGTTGGAGCTGGTGGTGTTACTTTTTCGTAGACATGTTCAACATCTCCGTTTGGAAGTGGTTTAGTTTCCACAAAGCGATAGCCTGGAATATCTTTCTTAGGTTGTTCGCCTTCTTCTGTTGGAGTATTTGGAATTGGATTTCCATCTTTATCCTTGAAGAATGTCTTCACTTTTTCGTAGATATGCTCAGTATCTCCATTTGGAAGTGGTTTAGTTTCTACGAAGCGGTAGCCTGGGATATCTTTCTTAGGTTGTTCGCCTTTTTCAGTTGGAACTTTTGGAATTTCATTTCCATCTTTATCCTTGAAGAATGTTTTCACTTGTTCATAGATATGACGAGTATTTCCATGCTCATCAGTGATTGTTTCTTTATATCTATATCCTGGAATATCTACCTTAGGTTGTTCTCCATCTTTACTTGGGAACCCTGGAATTTCTTTACCATTCTCATCTACGAAGTCTGTACCTGGACGAACTGTTGGAGTGTATTTAGCAGCAATTGTTTTTCCTGCTTTATCTTTTCTTACAACAGTTACACCTTCTCCAGTTCCTACGTAATCTTCTTCTGGAGTAAATGTTACTTTACCATCTTTATCGATAGTATAAGTTCCTTCTCCGTCAACAACCATCTTAGTTGAACCATCAGAGAATGTTGGTGGCACATCTAAATCTACGTCTCCTGTGAACTCTGGAGTTTCAGATTGAGGAGTATTCTTAGGTCCTTCTGAAGTTTTGTCTACAGTCGCTGTTACTGGTGTTACTGTTGGAGTGTATTTAGCCGTTACTTCTGTTCCGTTCTTATCTACACGTTGTACAGTTACTCCTGTAGCTGTTCCTAGGAATTCTGGTTCTGGTGTGAATGTTACTTCTCCAGTCTTAGGATCGATTGTGTATGTTCCTTCACCGTCAACTGTTACAGAATCAACCGGATCACCCGTCTTAGGATCAACTAGTTTAGCTGGAACATCCTTATTAATTTCAACAGTTTCTTCTTTACCATTGATTTCCGCTGATCCGCCTTCAAATACTGGTGTTCCTTTTTGAACTTGACCTTTAGGTCCTACTGATGTCTTATCTTCTCCAGTTGGCGTTACTGGCACTACTTTTGGAGTATACTTAGCTGTTACTGGCGTTCCATTCTTATCAACACGTTGAACTTCTACACCTTCTCCTTTTCCAGTAAATTGTGGTTCTGGTTGGAATTTCACTTTACCATCTTCGATTGTGTATGTTCCTTCTCCAGGAATTACTACTGCTTCATCAGTTGGTTCTCCTGTTTCTGGATTAATTAGTTTAGGTGCTTTTGTTTCATCAATCTCAACAGTTTTTGCTACACCATTAACTGTTACTGTTCCACCTTTGAATTCTGGTAATCCTGTTTGTGATTTACCTTGAATATCTTTAGATTTAGCTGGTGTTGCTGTCGGTATTACACCTTTCACTTTAGGAGTGTAGTTTGCTTGAACTGTTGTTCCGTTCGTATCTTGACGTTGAACAGTTACTCCTATTGCTTGACCAGTGAAGTCTTTATTTGGAGTGAATGTTACTTCTCCAGAGTTAGGATCAATTGTGTATGTTCCTTCTCCAGGAATTGTTACTGGTCCATCTGTTGGTTTTCCTGTTTCTGGATCGATTAATTTGGCAGGTACTGTTCCATCAATTGGAACTTCTTTATCTCCACCTTTAAATACTGGTGTTCCTGTTTGAGGTACACCTTGTACATCTTCTGATGTCACGTCTTCTCCTGTTGGTTTAACTGGAGTTACCGTTGGAGTGTATTTAGCTTTTACAGCTGTTCCGTTTGTATCTTCACGTTGAACTTCTACACCTGTAGCTGTTCCTGTGAATTGTGGTTCTGGTTGGAATTTCACTTTACCATCTTCGATTGTGTATGTTCCTTCTCCTTCAACTACAACTTTATCAGTTGGTTGCCCTGTTGTTGGATCAATTAGTTTTGGAGCTTTTGTTTCATCAATTGGAACAACTTTCTCTTCGTTGTTAACCGTTACTGTTCCACCTTTGAATTCTGGTAGTCCTGTTTGCGCTTTACCTTGAACATCTGTTGTTTTAGCTGGTGTTGCTGTTGGTTTAACAGGTTTAATGTTAGGTGTGTACGTAGTTCTTACTGGAGTTCCGTTCATATCTGCTGCTTGAATAGTTACCGGCGGAACTGGTCCTACATATGTTTTATCTTCTGGTGTGTATACTGCAATCGGATCTTTTCCTGGTTCTTTTACAAGTGTATACTTACCGATTACTTTAGTTGGATCTTTTGGATCTTTTACAACTACTTCATCAGTTGGTTTTCCATTTTCACCTACTAATGTAACTGAACCTGGATTAATCGGAACTGGATCTGATTTAATTGGGTTTCCAACTGGATCTTCTAAATCTGCAGTTCCACCTTTGAATGTAATAGGTTGTTTTTGAGTTGCACCTTGTACATCAGTTGATTCGGCTGGCTTAGCCGTTGGTTTAACCCCTACGATTACTGGAGTATATTCAGCTGTTGCTGGTGTATTATTTTTATCTACACGTTGAACTGTTACTGGTTGTACTGGTCCTACATAACTTTTATCTTTTGGTGTGAATGTCACTACCCCTGTAGTAGGATCTAAAGTATATTTACCAATTACATTTCCTTCTGGATCTTTCGCTGGAAGTTCATTTGAAGGAACAGGTTGTTTCGTTACTGGATCAAGTAATGTTGCTGGAGCATCGTAATTAATCGGCACCGTTGGATCACCTGGTACAAAATATGGTTTACCACTTTGTGTTTGACCTTGGACTCCTGTAGTGATGTTATCGAATCCTTCTGGCACTACTGGTTTAACAATCGGTGTGTATTTCGCAGTAGCTGGCGTACCATTTGTATCAACACGTTTTACTGTTACACCTTTAGCTACACCTGTGAATTGTTTTTCTGGTTGGAAGTGAACTGTTCCATCTGGATCTACTGTGTATGTTCCTTCTCCTGGTACTACTTTTTCAGTTGTACCATCTTCAAATGTTGCAGGTACTTTATCGTCTATTGGGAATTCATCGTCTCCTGGTGTAAATGTAACTCTACTTTGTTGAGGTTTACCTTGAAGGTTTGTAGTAGTTTTATCTTGTCCTTCTGGTACTACTGGAGTCACTGTTGGAGTGTAAGTTGTTTCAACTTTTGTTCCATTTTTGTCTGCCGCAGTTACTTTAGCTGGGTCTGGTGTTCCAGTGAAGTCTTTATTTGGTTGGAATGTGATTACTCCAGTTTCTGGATCTAGAGTATATGTACCTACCTCTTTTCCATCTTTAAGAGCTGGCATTGTTGTAACTTCATTACCATTTGGATCTACAAGTTTGATTGTTGACTTCTCAATTGGTGCTGATTTGTCACCTTCTTTAAACATTGTAGTTGCATCTTGAGTTTGTGGTTTACCTTGTTTTCCACTTGTCTCTTTTGGTTCTGCAGTTGGTTCTACTTCTTCTACTTCTGGAGTGTAGTCACCACTAGATGTAACTTCAACTTTATTTCCTTCTGAGTCAGTAGCTGTTACCGAAACTTTAACCTCTACTCCTTGCGCTTTACCTTTGAATGTTGGTTCTGGTGTAAACGTTACTACACCTGTAGCTGGATCGATGGCATATGTTCCTTCACCTTCTACTACAACTTTACCTTCTTCATTAGCACCTTCTAATGAGTACTTCGCTGTTGTCCAGTCTACATTTGTACCATCTGGAGTGTTAGTTCCTGTATTTAATTCAGAGAAACGTTCACTTCCTGGTTTAGAATTTTGAGCTTGTCCTTGTTTTCCTTTAGTTTCATCGCTTGATGGTTTAACACCATATACAGTTGGTGTATATGTAGTTGAAGATTCTACCACTACTGGGTTTCCATCATCACCAGTTAAGGTTACATTAGCTGAAACTGTTAAAGCTTTAGCCGTACCGATAAATCCTGGAGCTGGTGTGAAGTTCACTTTGCCTGTGTTTTCATCAATTTCATAAGTACCTTCACTAGTCGTTACAGAGCTTACTTTTTGACCTGATACTGGATCTACAAGTTTGTAGTCAGAAACTGATGCATCATTTGGTAAACCAGTCTTGAATCCTGTTTCCATTGAATCAGTTTGTTCTTGACCTTCTGCACCAGAAGACTTTTCAGGTTTAGAAACTACGATGTAGTAAGTTGTTTCTGCAACTGCATCTTCTGTAACTTCTCCTGAATCTGTTTTCCCTACTGTTGGAGTGGTTACAACACCGTTTGAGTCAACAGCTCTTACTGTTACTTTGTAACTTCCATACTCACCTAAAGTATAGGCCGCGATTTCTGGGTTTGCTAAGTTTTTCTCAGCTGCTGTTTTTAATGCTCCACGAGCTGTTTCTACAGCTTTTTCAGCTGCAAGAGCTTCATCACGAGCTGATTTCACTTTTGCTTCTACACCAGGTAATGCTGCTACCGCTTTATCTAATTCTGCTTTTAGTGAAGCTTGTTGTTCTTTTGCCGCATTTAATTTCTTCTCAGCTAAATCTCTCGCTGTTGGTGAAATTGTACGAAGATTTAAATCGTCTAATGCTTTTTGAGCATCTTCTACTATTCTATCTTGACGGTCTACTAATTCTTGAATTTTCGCTAATTCATTATTTGCTCCTCGAGCGTTCGCAATTGCTTCTGCTGCTGCTTTTGTTTTTTCTGCTGCAGTACGTTGTGCTTGAATAAATGCTTTTTCTTCTGCTTCTGCTAAGTTAAATTCTTTTTTCGCTCCACTTGGTGAAGTTACCGTTAATTTAGTTTTAATTGTTTCAGATTGTGCATCATCTGACTCATCGTCAATTTTATCTTCAAACGCTACATTCGCTTTAGGTGATTTCAATAAGTCTACAGAGTTTCCTTGTGTATCTGCGTAACTTGTTGATGTTCCCGCTGGTTTATCATTTTGGATAGATGCTACATCTGTACTTGATGCTTCACGATATGCTACGTATCCTTTGAATCCAGAATCTGTAGAAATCTTCCATCCTGCATTTGATTTTTCAGCAGTAACAGTCGAACCATCAGAAGCAGTCCATGTATTTGTTGCTGAATCGTAAGTCACAGTAACAGTAACTCCCTGTGCATTGGTTGTTTGCTCTTTTGGTAATGCAGTAACTGTACGTGTAACGTCACCTACTGCTGTTACTTCACCATTTTTACGGATTTCCGCAACTTTTTCTGTTAAAGTAGCTGCGTTTGAAGTCGCATTCCATGTACGAGTAAATTCATAAACGATGTAATCAATACTTCCGTCTGCTTTTGCATCTGTGTAAACACGACGTTCTGTTAATGTTGTAGTGCCATCTCCATTGTCTTTCAGTACATACGCATCTTCATTTGGAAGATTGTATTTACCTGTTGCACTATTGAAAGTAGCTGTATATTCTTTATTGTCTTTATCTTTTACTTTCACAACTTCACGTTGTAAATCTGCACGTACTTTGTCTGTAACTGCCTTAGCTGCAATGCTATCTATCCCAACGTATTGCGTAGAATCAGATGTTACAGGAAGATTGAATTTCGAAGATGTTGTTGTTGATGCATCTCCTAATTGATCTCCTTCTCTAACCGCAGTATTGGTAGTTCCTGCAGCTACTGTCCACTTACCATCTTTAACTACTAAGTTTGTAACTGTTCCATCTGGCATTGTAATTTCTACTTTGTTCGCACCATTAGAAACTGTTACAGGAACTTTTGTTGCATAAGCTTCCACGTTAGATACTGTAACTTTAGGAGCTACTGCAACCGTAATATTTTCGTGAGCTTCTTGCCCATTCATTGTCCAGTCTTGATTCTTAGAGTTTGTTGAGTTGTTGTAGTCTTTAGCATATGCTGCTACAGTGAAGATTCCAGCTTCCGTTGCTGTACCGTGAACTGAACCTGATTCTGGATTATAATCTAAACCAGGAACAACATCCTTAATAGGTGTGTCTTTTCCTGTATATACTCCATTTAATGTAGTGTGTGCCGTAACTGTTTGAGGATTTGTCATCGCTCTTACTTTACTTCCATCAATAGCTGTGAAGTCTGCTGTTTTAGCTGTCGATGATGGGGCTGCTTTAGAACCAGCTGTAAATGGAGTTCCATCAGTACGAGCATAGTTAGCACGAGTATCCTTATTCACACCATCGTTATCAACATATTTAATATTATGGTCCACTTCATCTCCAATTGTGACCATTGTAGATGTACCTTTAATTAATGGAGCTGTTGAGTCTTGCCATCCAATCCATCCAGCTGTTAAGTCACGGAAAGCAATATCTTGAGTTTGTCCATCTTTTTCAACTGTAACGATATAACGCATATCGTAAACACCATTTTGAATGTTCGCTGCTACGTACCCTTCTACAGTATCTGTTTTTTCATTGTATCCTGTACCAGGAACTAAGTTACTTAGTTGGATATTTTTAATTTTATATCCTGCTGCTTCCGCTTCTGGTGATAAACTGAAACGTTTTTTAGCATCAGTGATATACACATAGTGGTTTCCTTGTTCATAAGTATATCCGTAGATTTCTGTAGTTAAGTATTCGTAAGCTCCACCTGCTCCCCATACATTATTGTTGTTAGATTTACCAGTAGCACGAAGTTTTCCTTTCCATAGTTCTGCTTCACGCCCTACTTTTTGTGCTTCTGTTTTTGATAATGGAATATCTGTACGTCCACTTGTCCCAGCTTTACCATTGTTTGCTGCTGGCACATCTGTATTGTCTGATTGATATCCATGAACATATATTTTATAGTTGCTGTTACCGTCTAAAACTTTGTAAGATTTACCAGTAGCTCCATCAAATTCGCCATTTTCTTTTCGTAATGCTGTAGAAGCTGCTGTATATCCTTCGTTAGCTGAAAGAGCTACCGCGAACTTACCGTCACGATTGATTCCTGCGTTTTTCAATTCATTGTAGACTGCAAGGATTGATTCATTAAGACGTTCCAATTGTGCATCTACTTGCTCTTTTGTAACACTCTTATCAGCAAGAAGATCCTTAGTTTCAGCCAGAACTGCTTGGTTCTTAGCGACTGCTGCTGTAACTGCTGCCTTATTTTCTTCTTTGATATCAGCTTTAGTAAGTTCAGTTTCAGCCAATTTGTTCGTTACTTCAGCTTCTGATGATACTTGTGTCAAAACAGTCGTTGCAGCTGAAATCGCTTTTTCTGTTGGTGTAGCGTTCTTTTCTGCTTCTTCTTTTGCTGCCTTATCTTTATCAGCTTGTTCTTTTTCTAATCCTAATTTATTTGATTCAGTTACAGCTGTGCTCAAAGATGATACAGTTTCTGCCTGTGCATCTACATCTGCTTGGCTAGCATCTACCTTAGCAAGAGCTGCTTTAGCAGTTGCCAATACTTCCTTCGCTGAACTTACTACCGAAGCATCCGCATGTTTAGCAGTTGAAAGTTTAGATTCTAAAGTGGCAATTTTTGCTTCAAGAGAAGCTTTATTTACTTTTTTAGTTTCTTCTACTCTAACTTCAGGTTTTGCTTCTGCAGGCTTTTCAATCTCTGATTTTCCTTCAGTAGTACCCTGATCAGTTTTTTCAACCGGAGCTACTGCTACTGTAGTTTCTGCACCTTGCACCTCTGTCGCTGATACCGCGCCATTTCCAAGGAACATCAAACCAGCCGCAATCGCTACTGATGCTGCTCCAAAACTATACTTACGAATACCGTAACGAATGTACTTTTCCGTTCGGAAATCTTTCTGTTTATCCTTCATCTTTGAGAAATATCCTCCATAAAATAGTGTGTTTATTAGCGATATTAATAGGCAAGCTAATACACAAAAAGACCCCTTTATATTTTCCAAAATACTCAGAGGACTATCCTTTTAGATAGAACCAGCAAACACCATCAATATTCATAGTCATTCTACCATTTTTTTGTTCCTTTAGCAATAAATATGATAACAAATAAATAATTGTTCAAAATGTATACGACAGGGTAACTCCTTAATTATAAAACTAACATTTCAATTAATATTTTTCCCTATTTCATACAGATAAAGCCCCCCTTTGTAGCATTGTATAAAAAGAAAGCTTGTTTCTATATTTTATGTATTGTCATATTGTTTTTGTTTTTTAACAAAAATCAAAATACATTTTATAAACATTTATAGAAAAAATGATCACTATTACGAATAAAATAATAATCTTTCCCTTATTATTTGTATAAGATCTAGATATAAAATTCAATATATAAAAAAGAAAAAATGAATGAAGTAGATAGTCATTCATTACAAATCTATCTACATTTCATTCATTTTCTTTATTTATCAGATCTGAAGAACTGATTAGTCTTCTTTCTTCTTGCGAGCTACAAGACCAAATCCGCTCAATACTCCGAGAAGTCCAAGTGCTGCAAGGCTAGCATTGTCTTCTGTACCAGTATTTGGCAATTCGCGCTTAACTTCAGCTTCTTTCACTACCGTTGGTTGTACTGGTTGTGCTGGAGTAGCTGGTACTTGAGGTTTAGCTGGCTGTTCAGGCATTGCTGGAGTAGCTGGCTCTACCGGTTGTACTGGTTTTTGAGATTGGATCTTACGGTAAACATTATGAACATTACCATTAGCATCTGTTTCTGTACGAACTAACTCATAACCTTCTAATGGCTT contains the following coding sequences:
- a CDS encoding YSIRK signal domain/LPXTG anchor domain surface protein; protein product: MKDKQKDFRTEKYIRYGIRKYSFGAASVAIAAGLMFLGNGAVSATEVQGAETTVAVAPVEKTDQGTTEGKSEIEKPAEAKPEVRVEETKKVNKASLEAKIATLESKLSTAKHADASVVSSAKEVLATAKAALAKVDASQADVDAQAETVSSLSTAVTESNKLGLEKEQADKDKAAKEEAEKNATPTEKAISAATTVLTQVSSEAEVTNKLAETELTKADIKEENKAAVTAAVAKNQAVLAETKDLLADKSVTKEQVDAQLERLNESILAVYNELKNAGINRDGKFAVALSANEGYTAASTALRKENGEFDGATGKSYKVLDGNSNYKIYVHGYQSDNTDVPAANNGKAGTSGRTDIPLSKTEAQKVGREAELWKGKLRATGKSNNNNVWGAGGAYEYLTTEIYGYTYEQGNHYVYITDAKKRFSLSPEAEAAGYKIKNIQLSNLVPGTGYNEKTDTVEGYVAANIQNGVYDMRYIVTVEKDGQTQDIAFRDLTAGWIGWQDSTAPLIKGTSTMVTIGDEVDHNIKYVDNDGVNKDTRANYARTDGTPFTAGSKAAPSSTAKTADFTAIDGSKVRAMTNPQTVTAHTTLNGVYTGKDTPIKDVVPGLDYNPESGSVHGTATEAGIFTVAAYAKDYNNSTNSKNQDWTMNGQEAHENITVAVAPKVTVSNVEAYATKVPVTVSNGANKVEITMPDGTVTNLVVKDGKWTVAAGTTNTAVREGDQLGDASTTTSSKFNLPVTSDSTQYVGIDSIAAKAVTDKVRADLQREVVKVKDKDNKEYTATFNSATGKYNLPNEDAYVLKDNGDGTTTLTERRVYTDAKADGSIDYIVYEFTRTWNATSNAATLTEKVAEIRKNGEVTAVGDVTRTVTALPKEQTTNAQGVTVTVTYDSATNTWTASDGSTVTAEKSNAGWKISTDSGFKGYVAYREASSTDVASIQNDKPAGTSTSYADTQGNSVDLLKSPKANVAFEDKIDDESDDAQSETIKTKLTVTSPSGAKKEFNLAEAEEKAFIQAQRTAAEKTKAAAEAIANARGANNELAKIQELVDRQDRIVEDAQKALDDLNLRTISPTARDLAEKKLNAAKEQQASLKAELDKAVAALPGVEAKVKSARDEALAAEKAVETARGALKTAAEKNLANPEIAAYTLGEYGSYKVTVRAVDSNGVVTTPTVGKTDSGEVTEDAVAETTYYIVVSKPEKSSGAEGQEQTDSMETGFKTGLPNDASVSDYKLVDPVSGQKVSSVTTSEGTYEIDENTGKVNFTPAPGFIGTAKALTVSANVTLTGDDGNPVVVESSTTYTPTVYGVKPSSDETKGKQGQAQNSKPGSERFSELNTGTNTPDGTNVDWTTAKYSLEGANEEGKVVVEGEGTYAIDPATGVVTFTPEPTFKGKAQGVEVKVSVTATDSEGNKVEVTSSGDYTPEVEEVEPTAEPKETSGKQGKPQTQDATTMFKEGDKSAPIEKSTIKLVDPNGNEVTTMPALKDGKEVGTYTLDPETGVITFQPNKDFTGTPDPAKVTAADKNGTKVETTYTPTVTPVVPEGQDKTTTNLQGKPQQSRVTFTPGDDEFPIDDKVPATFEDGTTEKVVPGEGTYTVDPDGTVHFQPEKQFTGVAKGVTVKRVDTNGTPATAKYTPIVKPVVPEGFDNITTGVQGQTQSGKPYFVPGDPTVPINYDAPATLLDPVTKQPVPSNELPAKDPEGNVIGKYTLDPTTGVVTFTPKDKSYVGPVQPVTVQRVDKNNTPATAEYTPVIVGVKPTAKPAESTDVQGATQKQPITFKGGTADLEDPVGNPIKSDPVPINPGSVTLVGENGKPTDEVVVKDPKDPTKVIGKYTLVKEPGKDPIAVYTPEDKTYVGPVPPVTIQAADMNGTPVRTTYTPNIKPVKPTATPAKTTDVQGKAQTGLPEFKGGTVTVNNEEKVVPIDETKAPKLIDPTTGQPTDKVVVEGEGTYTIEDGKVKFQPEPQFTGTATGVEVQREDTNGTAVKAKYTPTVTPVKPTGEDVTSEDVQGVPQTGTPVFKGGDKEVPIDGTVPAKLIDPETGKPTDGPVTIPGEGTYTIDPNSGEVTFTPNKDFTGQAIGVTVQRQDTNGTTVQANYTPKVKGVIPTATPAKSKDIQGKSQTGLPEFKGGTVTVNGVAKTVEIDETKAPKLINPETGEPTDEAVVIPGEGTYTIEDGKVKFQPEPQFTGKGEGVEVQRVDKNGTPVTAKYTPKVVPVTPTGEDKTSVGPKGQVQKGTPVFEGGSAEINGKEETVEINKDVPAKLVDPKTGDPVDSVTVDGEGTYTIDPKTGEVTFTPEPEFLGTATGVTVQRVDKNGTEVTAKYTPTVTPVTATVDKTSEGPKNTPQSETPEFTGDVDLDVPPTFSDGSTKMVVDGEGTYTIDKDGKVTFTPEEDYVGTGEGVTVVRKDKAGKTIAAKYTPTVRPGTDFVDENGKEIPGFPSKDGEQPKVDIPGYRYKETITDEHGNTRHIYEQVKTFFKDKDGNEIPKVPTEKGEQPKKDIPGYRFVETKPLPNGDTEHIYEKVKTFFKDKDGNPIPNTPTEEGEQPKKDIPGYRFVETKPLPNGDVEHVYEKVTPPAPTPSPVPQPNPGKQTTTTWTDEKGNPLKSTEPGSKEPGTIPGYEYVKTVTDSNGNIRHIFQKIEMPTPTPVEPSQPVQPVSPQEPISPEQPKQPATPKYVEGQKELPNTGTEDNASLAALGLLGVLSGFGLVARKKKED